A genomic window from Pyxidicoccus trucidator includes:
- a CDS encoding c-type cytochrome — MRRHVLAVVLASTLGLAACGDRQAEATWNNSSGSVALSRDDAFLYVVDADNGVLAVVDTGRGEKVGEVKVGRGPERVVVGPDDTVYVSNRAERTVSVIRRGDWNEAARIPVGVEPMGLAVTPGGDTLYVVNSTALDSTEHGTLMAVDTRSLSVRWELPVGEEPRGIALVDGGKRALVSLFRHSDMVMVDLSDSGRPRVMKERTDLYSRANVRDPSQPTTDRFTGLEVNLSFRPRGMADVVLTPDGERALAPVLWAREDPLGGTTQPGMPSGGDSLYGGGSPCSSAGVVAPGIVTFDTEDGTPVVDDLDQCRPPPEEMPDFPPSTIVSPEPTHAIQGPVAAVVDPSGLWVFVVNRETDNVAIIPTDRRSGPDITNFTGSSVRQLIRVGSGPSGIAMTRDGRKAYVYNAFDHTVTTLVSDGSSGVANVRAEGQPLPVAGDTLEPHAVAGRKLFFSALDSRMTSASVGASCASCHLDARDDGHVWGFPDGPRQTPSLAGRKVTQTGPFHWSGEFPTLRDFLDTTVRKRMGGSALDGVMVSQLSSFIDVIPAPDNPHKRETLTDAQARGALVFKKAACDGCHEGETLTNNKQADVGTFIVTGPIQDDANVRKVGLNTPSLLGLARTAPYLHDGSALTLKERFVQGRQSNQHGSTSHLSDAEIDDLVEYLRTL, encoded by the coding sequence ATGAGACGGCACGTTCTTGCCGTGGTGCTGGCTTCGACGCTGGGGCTGGCGGCGTGTGGTGACCGCCAGGCCGAGGCGACGTGGAACAACTCGTCGGGCTCGGTGGCGCTCAGCCGCGATGACGCCTTCCTGTACGTGGTGGACGCCGACAACGGCGTGCTCGCGGTGGTGGACACCGGGCGCGGCGAGAAGGTGGGCGAGGTGAAGGTCGGCCGCGGCCCCGAGCGCGTGGTGGTGGGGCCGGACGACACCGTCTACGTCTCCAACCGCGCCGAGCGCACCGTGTCCGTCATCCGCCGGGGTGACTGGAACGAGGCGGCGCGCATCCCCGTGGGCGTGGAGCCCATGGGCCTCGCCGTGACGCCGGGCGGGGACACGCTGTACGTGGTGAACAGCACCGCGCTGGACTCCACCGAGCACGGCACGCTGATGGCCGTGGACACGCGCTCGCTGTCGGTCCGCTGGGAGCTGCCGGTGGGCGAGGAGCCGCGCGGCATCGCCCTCGTGGACGGCGGCAAGCGCGCGCTCGTCAGCCTCTTCCGCCACAGCGACATGGTGATGGTGGACCTGTCGGACTCCGGCCGGCCCCGCGTCATGAAGGAGCGCACGGACCTGTACTCGCGCGCCAACGTGCGCGACCCCTCGCAGCCCACCACGGACCGGTTTACGGGCCTGGAGGTGAACCTCTCCTTCCGGCCGCGCGGCATGGCGGACGTGGTGCTGACGCCGGACGGCGAGCGCGCCCTGGCCCCGGTGCTGTGGGCCCGCGAGGACCCCCTCGGCGGCACGACGCAGCCGGGCATGCCTTCCGGCGGCGACTCGCTGTACGGCGGCGGCAGCCCGTGCAGCTCGGCCGGCGTGGTGGCCCCGGGCATCGTCACCTTCGACACGGAGGATGGCACGCCGGTGGTGGACGACCTGGACCAGTGCCGTCCGCCCCCGGAGGAGATGCCGGACTTCCCGCCCTCCACCATCGTCAGCCCGGAGCCCACGCACGCCATCCAAGGCCCGGTGGCCGCGGTGGTGGACCCGTCGGGCCTCTGGGTGTTCGTGGTGAACCGCGAGACGGACAACGTGGCCATCATCCCCACGGACCGCCGCTCCGGGCCGGACATCACCAACTTCACCGGCAGCAGCGTGCGCCAGCTCATCCGCGTCGGCTCCGGGCCCAGCGGCATCGCCATGACGCGGGACGGGCGCAAGGCGTACGTCTACAACGCGTTCGACCACACGGTGACGACGCTGGTGAGCGACGGCTCCTCCGGCGTGGCCAACGTGCGCGCCGAGGGCCAGCCGCTGCCGGTGGCCGGCGACACGCTCGAGCCCCACGCGGTGGCGGGCCGCAAGCTGTTCTTCTCCGCGCTGGACTCGCGCATGACGAGCGCCTCGGTGGGCGCCTCCTGCGCGTCCTGCCACCTGGACGCCCGGGATGACGGCCACGTCTGGGGCTTCCCGGACGGCCCGCGCCAGACGCCCAGCCTCGCGGGCCGCAAGGTGACGCAGACGGGCCCGTTCCACTGGAGCGGCGAGTTCCCCACGCTGCGCGACTTCCTGGACACCACGGTGCGCAAGCGCATGGGCGGCTCGGCGCTGGACGGCGTCATGGTGTCGCAGCTGTCCTCCTTCATCGACGTCATCCCCGCGCCGGACAACCCGCACAAGCGCGAGACGCTCACCGACGCGCAGGCCCGTGGCGCGCTCGTCTTCAAGAAGGCCGCCTGCGACGGCTGCCACGAGGGCGAGACGCTCACCAACAACAAGCAGGCCGACGTGGGCACCTTCATCGTCACGGGCCCCATCCAGGACGACGCCAACGTGCGCAAGGTGGGCCTCAACACGCCGTCGCTGCTGGGCCTGGCCCGCACGGCGCCGTACCTGCATGACGGCAGCGCCCTGACGCTGAAGGAGCGCTTCGTCCAGGGCCGGCAGAGCAACCAGCACGGCTCCACGTCGCACCTCAGCGACGCGGAAATCGACGACCTGGTGGAGTACCTGCGCACGCTGTGA
- a CDS encoding sensor histidine kinase, with protein sequence MARSPPVILNFRRTFALLIVLVVVPSAGLSGFGVVAIINERAAVEKRLESAWRGTLESLSAELPRALASADLVEEAGALSLRMPDGRVVSEPDGTFQVEDGRVHTSDPQLMEAFTAVLPEAGSVPTEPTVFSLAAGGRALLVAAERRGDDVRGVRLSVRALESLLAERVDSRVVSGEPVLFTLLPVPREVVSEGGLMGKLVSEVAQARASALAPVGLAERVLDPPLQDFRLVVLPTGEDPVARASTRNRVVYGVLLGLFYLTLTFGVAYTGRALYREAQLSRMKTDFVSLVSHELRTPLTSIRMFIETLALGRLKDPAQMQEVLTLLTRETERLSIFIERVLDWARIEGGRKVYQRTPLPVTEVVEAAVAAFRAQRLEGGVELKLDVPEGLPRLDADKDAIAGALLNLLQNAYKYSGPDDRRITLSARAGGRFVDLMVEDNGVGIPTKERKRIFERFYRVDNLLTRRTEGSGLGLAIARRIIEAHGGRIGVQSEPGKGSRFTIHLPVGKA encoded by the coding sequence GTGGCGCGCTCCCCCCCTGTCATCCTCAACTTCCGGCGCACGTTCGCCCTGCTCATCGTCCTGGTGGTGGTGCCGTCCGCCGGCCTGTCCGGCTTCGGGGTGGTGGCCATCATCAACGAGCGCGCCGCGGTGGAGAAGCGGCTGGAGTCCGCCTGGCGCGGGACGCTGGAGTCCCTGTCGGCGGAGCTGCCCCGGGCCCTGGCCTCGGCCGACCTGGTGGAGGAGGCGGGCGCGCTGAGCCTGCGGATGCCGGACGGTCGGGTGGTGTCGGAGCCGGACGGCACCTTCCAGGTCGAGGACGGACGCGTCCACACCAGCGACCCCCAGTTGATGGAGGCCTTCACGGCCGTGCTCCCGGAGGCCGGCTCCGTGCCCACCGAGCCCACCGTCTTCTCGCTGGCGGCGGGCGGCCGCGCGCTGCTGGTGGCGGCCGAGCGGCGGGGCGACGACGTGCGCGGCGTGCGCCTGTCGGTACGGGCGCTGGAGTCGCTGCTGGCCGAGCGGGTGGACTCGCGCGTGGTGTCCGGCGAGCCGGTGCTCTTCACCCTGCTGCCCGTGCCGCGCGAAGTCGTGAGCGAGGGCGGGCTGATGGGCAAGCTGGTGTCGGAGGTGGCGCAGGCGCGCGCCAGCGCCCTGGCCCCGGTGGGGCTCGCCGAGCGCGTGTTGGACCCGCCCCTCCAGGACTTCCGGCTGGTGGTGCTGCCCACCGGCGAGGACCCGGTGGCGCGCGCCTCCACGCGCAACCGCGTGGTGTACGGCGTGCTGCTGGGCCTCTTCTACCTGACGCTCACCTTCGGCGTCGCCTACACGGGCCGCGCCCTCTACCGCGAGGCCCAGCTGTCCCGGATGAAGACGGACTTCGTGTCGCTGGTGAGCCATGAGCTGCGCACGCCGCTCACCTCCATCCGCATGTTCATCGAAACGCTCGCCCTGGGCCGGCTGAAGGACCCCGCGCAGATGCAGGAGGTGCTCACCCTGCTGACGCGCGAGACGGAGCGCCTGTCCATCTTCATCGAGCGCGTGCTGGACTGGGCGCGAATCGAGGGGGGCCGCAAGGTGTACCAGCGCACGCCCCTGCCGGTGACCGAGGTGGTGGAGGCGGCCGTGGCGGCCTTCCGCGCGCAGCGGCTGGAGGGCGGCGTGGAGCTGAAGCTGGACGTGCCCGAGGGCCTGCCGCGGCTGGACGCGGACAAGGACGCCATCGCCGGGGCGCTGCTCAACCTGCTCCAGAATGCGTACAAGTACAGCGGCCCGGACGACAGGCGCATCACCCTGTCCGCGCGCGCCGGGGGCAGGTTCGTGGACCTCATGGTGGAGGACAACGGCGTGGGCATCCCCACGAAGGAGCGCAAGCGCATCTTCGAGCGCTTCTACCGCGTGGACAACCTGCTGACACGGCGCACGGAGGGCAGCGGACTGGGGCTGGCCATCGCCCGGCGAATCATCGAGGCTCACGGCGGACGCATCGGCGTGCAGAGCGAGCCCGGCAAGGGCAGCCGGTTCACCATCCACCTGCCGGTGGGGAAGGCATGA
- a CDS encoding response regulator transcription factor, translating to MTETTRRILVVEDDLSILAGLSMNLRFEGYEVLQAQDGRTGLARALDEAPDLVVLDLMLPELNGFEVLKELRQRGRDTPVVVLSAKGMETDKILGLNLGADDYVVKPFGLQELLARIKAVLRRRYPTVGAAPPPVTFGDVSVDMTARTVARNGTQVELTAQEFKLLAHFLGHPGRTFTREELLSGAWGYHYEGSARTVDNFMRQLRLKFEPDPEAPRHFLTVRGLGYRFER from the coding sequence ATGACGGAGACGACGCGGCGCATCCTGGTGGTGGAGGATGACCTGTCCATCCTCGCCGGCCTGTCCATGAACCTTCGCTTCGAGGGCTACGAGGTGCTCCAGGCCCAGGACGGCCGCACGGGGCTGGCGCGCGCGCTGGACGAGGCGCCGGACCTGGTGGTGTTGGACTTGATGCTGCCGGAGCTCAACGGCTTCGAGGTCCTCAAGGAGCTGCGCCAGCGCGGCCGGGACACGCCCGTGGTGGTGCTGTCCGCCAAGGGCATGGAGACGGACAAGATTCTGGGCCTCAACCTGGGCGCGGACGACTACGTGGTGAAGCCGTTCGGCCTCCAGGAGCTGCTGGCGCGAATCAAGGCCGTGCTGCGCCGCCGCTACCCCACGGTGGGCGCGGCGCCGCCGCCGGTGACGTTCGGCGACGTCAGCGTGGACATGACCGCGCGCACCGTGGCCCGCAACGGCACGCAGGTGGAGCTGACGGCGCAGGAGTTCAAGCTGCTGGCCCACTTCCTCGGGCACCCGGGGCGCACCTTCACCCGCGAGGAGCTGCTGTCCGGCGCGTGGGGCTACCACTACGAGGGCAGCGCCCGCACCGTGGACAACTTCATGCGCCAGCTCCGGCTGAAGTTCGAGCCGGACCCGGAGGCGCCCCGCC